In Cicer arietinum cultivar CDC Frontier isolate Library 1 chromosome 1, Cicar.CDCFrontier_v2.0, whole genome shotgun sequence, one DNA window encodes the following:
- the LOC101494213 gene encoding adagio protein 1 — MEWDSNSDLSGDEDDAVSSSFLLNDDVGPLPFPVLQTAPCGFVVTDAIDPDHPIIYVNAVFEMLTGYRAEEVLGRNCRFLQCRGPFAKRRHPLVDSSVISEIRRCLDEGVEFQGELLNFRKDGSPLMNRLRLTPIYGEDDEITHVIGIQLFTEANIDLGPVPGSTIKESVKSSDRFHSVLSSLHPLPMGDRNVTRGICGIFQLSDEVLSLKILARLTPRDIASVSSVCRRLYEIARNEDLWRMVCQNAWGSETTRVLETVPGARRLGWGRLARELTTLEAAAWRKLTVGGTVEPSRCNFSACAVGNRVVLFGGEGVNMQPMNDTFVLDLNSNNPEWQHVQVSSPPPGRWGHTLSCVNGSRLVVFGGCGTQGLLNDVFVLDLDANPPTWREISGLAPPLPRSWHSSCTLDGTKLIVSGGCADSGVLLSDTFLLDMSMENPVWREIPVTWTPPSRLGHTLSVYGGRKILMFGGLAKSGPLRFRSSDVFTMDLSEDEPCWRCVTGSGMPGAGNPGGIAPPPRLDHVAVSLPGGRILIFGGSVAGLHSASQLYILDPTDEKPTWRILNVPGRPPRFAWGHSTCVVGGTRAIVLGGQTGEEWMLSDMHELSLASSVI, encoded by the exons ATGGAGTGGGACAGCAATTCCGATCTCAGCGGTGACGAAGACGACGCCGTTTCATCCTCTTTTCTTTTAAACGACGACGTTGGACCACTTCCTTTCCCTGTTCTTCAAACGGCACCCTGTGGTTTCGTCGTTACCGATGCGATCGATCCAGACCATCCTATTATATACGTCAACGCCGTTTTTGAGATGCTTACCGGTTATCGCGCTGAAGAGGTTCTCGGTCGTAACTG CCGTTTCTTGCAGTGTCGAGGTCCATTCGCCAAGAGAAGACATCCATTGGTTGACTCATCAGTAATTTCAGAAATTAGAAGATGCCTTGACGAAGGAGTAGAATTTCAAGGTGAATTGCTGAACTTTAGGAAAGATGGATCTCCACTTATGAACAGATTGAGGTTGACACCTATATATGGAGAAGATGATGAGATAACTCATGTGATTGGAATCCAGTTATTCACAGAGGCAAACATTGATCTTGGTCCAGTTCCTGGTTCTACAATTAAGGAATCTGTTAAATCATCTGATCGGTTTCATTCAGTGCTTTCCTCATTGCACCCTCTTCCAATGGGGGACCGAAATGTGACTCGTGGAATTTGTGGGATTTTTCAATTGAGTGACGAGGTATTGTCTCTCAAAATACTGGCTCGCTTAACTCCAAGAGACATTGCATCGGTTAGTTCTGTTTGTAGGCGATTGTATGAGATAGCAAGAAATGAAGATCTTTGGAGAATggtatgccaaaatgcatggggTAGTGAAACTACTCGTGTTTTGGAGACTGTTCCTGGTGCAAGGAGACTTGGATGGGGTCGCCTAGCGAGGGAACTAACCACTCTTGAAGCAGCAGCATGGAGGAAACTGACTGTTGGAGGTACTGTTGAACCCTCACGCTGTAACTTCAGTGCTTGTGCAGTTGGAAACAGAGTTGTCCTATTTGGTGGTGAAGGGGTTAATATGCAACCCATGAATGATACCTTTGTATTGGATCTCAATTCTAATAATCCCGAGTGGCAACATGTCCAAGTTAGCTCTCCTCCCCCTGGTCGGTGGGGCCACACACTTTCTTGTGTAAATGGTTCTCGTTTGGTTGTATTTGGAGGCTGTGGAACACAGGGCTTACTCAATGATGTGTTTGTTCTGGACTTGGATGCAAACCCTCCGACTTGGCGTGAAATTTCTGGGTTGGCGCCTCCACTTCCAAGATCATGGCATAGCTCCTGTACTCTTGATGGTACTAAGTTGATAGTTTCTGGTGGCTGTGCTGACTCTGGAGTACTTTTGAGTGACACTTTCCTCCTTGATATGTCAATGGAAAACCCTGTCTGGAGGGAGATACCAGTGACATGGACACCGCCTTCCCGTCTGGGCCACACACTATCTGTTTATGGTGGTAGGAAAATTCTTATGTTTGGGGGTCTGGCCAAGAGTGGGCCGCTGCGTTTCCGGTCCAGTGATGTGTTCACGATGGATTTAAGTGAGGATGAACCTTGCTGGAGATGTGTAACGGGTAGTGGAATGCCTGGTGCTGGCAATCCTGGTGGCATAGCTCCTCCTCCTAGACTTGATCATGTGGCGGTTAGCCTTCCTGGTGGTAGAATTTTGATTTTCGGTGGGTCTGTTGCAGGCCTTCATTCTGCCTCCCAGCTTTACATACTTGATCCAACCGATGAGAAGCCTACATGGAGAATCCTAAATGTACCTGGACGCCCTCCGAGATTTGCCTGGGGACATAGTACATGTGTTGTTGGGGGGACAAGAGCTATTGTTCTGGGTGGTCAAACTGGGGAGGAATGGATGCTTAGCGACATGCATGAACTTTCCTTGGCAAGCTCTGTCATCTAG
- the LOC101494520 gene encoding uncharacterized protein, translated as MEGTLFPNRPLLPLPTKKSPQQPLKFKPTFSHSPPPPQQSPPSQTPVSYHLDSLLHHLKHLSSAQKLVPLNQNNNNNNNTHFSSLQIPLDNTHKTLQHSHTKRPNSASVDCNWFEDAKFGFLSDKSKCMLNSIVGFSLNDLIEFFNSVKYELLESDITSLLKGLDLSGNWERAFLLFEWVWLNFGSENMRVDDQSVELMVKILGRESQYSIASKLFDIIPVEEYSLDVRACTTVLHAYARTGKYKRAIYIFEKMKETGLNPNLVTYNVMLDVYGKMGRSWNKILGLLNEMRCKGLEFDEFTCSTVISACGREGMLDEARKFFADLKLNGYKPGTVTYNSMLQVFGKAGVYIEALNILKEMEDNNCVPDEVTYNELVAAYVRAGFHDKGAAVIDTMASKGVMPNAVTYTTVINAYGKAADEDKALNMYGQMKELGCVPNVSTYNAVLAMLGKRSRSEDMIKVLCDMKLTGCPPNRITWNTMLAVCGEKGKQKYVNQVLREMKNCGFEPDKDTFNTLISAYGRCGSEVDVAKMYGEMVTAGFTPCITTYNALLNALARRGDWKAAESVILDMRYKGFKPNETSYSLLLHCYSKAGNVRGLEKVEKEIYDGHIFPSWTLLRTLVLTNYKCRQLEGMERAFHQLQKNGYKLDMVVINSMLSMFIRNIQLEKVHEMIDLIHKSGFQPNLVTYNSLIDLYARVGDCWKAEEMLKEIQNSGLKPDVVSYNTVIKGFCKKGLMQEAIRILSEMTGYGIQPCPITFNTFLSCYAGKGLFAEAGEVIRYMIEHGCMPNELTYKIVIDGYCKAKKHKEALDFVSKIKEVDISFDDQSVKRLASCIKESLRY; from the coding sequence ATGGAGGGTACCCTCTTCCCCAATAGACCACTTCTTCCACTCCCAACAAAAAAATCTCCACAACAACCTTTGAAATTCAAACCAACATTTTCTCACtctccaccaccaccacaacaATCACCACCATCACAAACACCTGTTTCATATCATTTAGATTCTCTTCTTCACCATCTCAAACACCTTTCTTCAGCACAAAAACTTGTCCCTTTAaatcaaaacaacaacaacaataataacacCCATTTCTCTTCTCTCCAAATTCCACTTGATAACACCCACAAAACTCTTCAACACTCTCATACAAAACGACCCAATTCGGCATCTGTTGATTGTAACTGGTTTGAGGATGCAAAGTTTGGATTTTTATCTGATAAAAGTAAGTGTATGCTTAATTCAATTGTTGGATTTTCTTTGAATGATTTGATTGAGTTTTTCAACTCTGTGAAATATGAGTTACTTGAATCTGATATTACTAGTTTGTTGAAAGGTTTGGACCTTTCTGGTAATTGGGAAAGAGCTTTTTTGTTGTTTGAATGGGTTTGGTTGAATTTTGGGTCTGAAAATATGAGGGTTGATGATCAATCTGTTGAATTAATGGTTAAGATATTGGGTAGGGAATCACAATATTCAATTGCATCCAAGTTGTTTGATATAATTCCTGTTGAAGAATATTCACTTGATGTTAGGGCTTGTACCACTGTTCTTCATGCTTATGCTCGGACCGGTAAGTATAAACGCGCCATTTATATCTTTGAGAAGATGAAGGAGACTGGTCTTAATCCAAATTTGGTTACTTACAATGTTATGCTTGATGTTTACGGCAAAATGGGTCGGTCTTGGAATAAGATTTTGGGGTTGTTGAATGAGATGAGATGTAAAGGGCTTGAGTTTGATGAGTTTACTTGCAGCACTGTGATATCTGCTTGTGGAAGAGAGGGAATGCTTGATGAAGCAAGGAAGTTTTTTGCTGATTTGAAATTGAATGGATATAAACCCGGAACTGTTACGTACAATTCTATGCTGCAGGTTTTTGGGAAGGCTGGTGTTTACATTGAAGCCTTGAACATCTTAAAAGAAATGGAGGATAATAATTGCGTGCCTGATGAGGTTACTTACAATGAGCTTGTGGCAGCTTATGTAAGAGCCGGGTTTCACGACAAAGGCGCTGCTGTCATTGATACAATGGCAAGCAAAGGTGTTATGCCAAATGCTGTTACTTATACCACAGTGATAAATGCGTATGGCAAGGCAGCAGACGAGGACAAGGCGTTGAATATGTATGGTCAGATGAAGGAGTTGGGGTGTGTTCCTAATGTGTCCACATACAATGCTGTTCTTGCAATGCTAGGCAAGAGGTCGAGATCAGAAGACATGATTAAGGTTCTCTGTGACATGAAATTGACCGGATGTCCTCCTAATCGTATCACGTGGAACACGATGCTTGCTGTGTGTGGTGAGAAGGGTAAGCAAAAATATGTTAACCAGGTTTTAAGGGAAATGAAAAACTGTGGATTTGAGCCTGATAAAGACACGTTCAATACATTAATTAGTGCATATGGTCGGTGTGGATCTGAAGTTGATGTTGCGAAAATGTACGGAGAAATGGTTACAGCAGGCTTTACTCCATGCATAACGACTTATAATGCTCTTCTTAACGCTCTTGCCCGGCGAGGTGATTGGAAAGCAGCAGAATCCGTCATTCTTGACATGCGATATAAGGGCTTTAAGCCGAATGAAACTTCGTACTCGCTTTTGCTTCATTGTTATTCTAAGGCTGGGAACGTCAGGGGTTTAGAGAAGGTTGAGAAAGAAATTTATGACGGTCACATCTTTCCTAGTTGGACACTTTTGCGAACCCTTGTTCTTACAAACTATAAGTGCAGACAGCTTGAAGGAATGGAAAGGGCGTTTCATCAGTTGCAAAAGAATGGATACAAACTCGATATGGTTGTAATTAACTCCATGCTTTCGATGTTCATCCGAAACATACAGCTCGAGAAGGTGCACGAAATGATAGACCTCATTCACAAAAGTGGGTTTCAGCCGAATCTTGTGACATATAATAGCTTGATAGACTTGTATGCCCGTGTCGGTGATTGTTGGAAAGCAGAAGAAATGCTCAAGGAAATTCAAAACTCGGGTCTGAAACCAGATGTCGTGTCTTACAATACCGTCATCAAGGGATTTTGTAAAAAAGGGCTCATGCAGGAGGCTATAAGAATTCTTTCAGAGATGACTGGCTACGGAATTCAACCATGTCCGATTACATTCAATACTTTCTTGTCATGCTATGCAGGGAAAGGGCTATTTGCTGAAGCTGGTGAAGTTATTAGATACATGATTGAACATGGTTGCATGCCTAATGAACTAACTTACAAGATTGTAATTGATGGTTATTGTAAAGCTAAAAAGCATAAAGAAGCTTTAGATTTTGTGTCTAAGATTAAGGAGGTTGATATCTcttttgatgatcaatctgtaAAAAGATTAGCTTCTTGCATTAAGGAGAGTTTGAGGTATTGA